From a single Aggregatilinea lenta genomic region:
- a CDS encoding winged helix-turn-helix transcriptional regulator, which produces MKKKQKKGTSSRDRIFEYIVRYKREHDGLAPAITEIAEGCYLSVSTVKYHLFMLEREDRIRLDGRRRIEVVGGKWDLGGNQAAPTK; this is translated from the coding sequence ATGAAAAAGAAGCAGAAGAAGGGAACTTCTTCGCGCGATCGGATTTTTGAGTACATCGTTCGATACAAACGCGAGCATGACGGGCTGGCCCCCGCGATCACCGAGATTGCGGAGGGCTGCTATTTGAGCGTCTCGACGGTCAAGTATCATCTGTTTATGCTGGAGCGCGAGGATCGCATTCGCCTGGACGGACGCCGCCGCATCGAGGTGGTGGGGGGCAAGTGGGACCTGGGCGGCAACCAGGCAGCGCCGACCAAGTGA
- a CDS encoding NAD(P)/FAD-dependent oxidoreductase, which yields MTESKQADVFIVGAGIAGLMAARELARRGAQVLVVEQDEAVGGRLATRHLGPGRADSGAQFFTAREAEFQAWVDRWLDAGLVYEWSRGWSDGSLGTTPATGHPRYAVRGGMQALATHLAAGLPVQTGTRIVSIVPDGAGWLARDAGGSAYHAPALILTPPVPVALGLLDPDAAALAPSDHAILTHIDYTPCLSGLFWMNGDMRLPEPGAVQRPNATITWIADNRRKGISPDATLVTIHAGPDYSRQYWDRSDTEALNALASALQLFKDYRTEIVQSRLDRWRYATPIGIYRERCLKASDLPPLIFAGDAFGGPRVEGAALSGLAAAEHAASRA from the coding sequence ATGACGGAGAGCAAACAAGCGGACGTGTTCATCGTGGGAGCGGGCATCGCGGGGCTGATGGCTGCTCGTGAGCTGGCGCGGCGGGGCGCGCAGGTACTCGTCGTCGAGCAGGACGAGGCCGTGGGCGGACGCTTGGCGACGCGCCACCTTGGGCCAGGGCGGGCCGATTCGGGCGCGCAGTTCTTCACCGCCCGCGAAGCGGAATTTCAGGCCTGGGTGGATCGCTGGCTGGACGCGGGTCTCGTCTACGAGTGGTCGCGCGGCTGGAGCGATGGCAGCCTGGGCACGACGCCCGCCACCGGCCACCCCCGCTACGCGGTGCGCGGCGGCATGCAGGCGCTCGCGACGCATCTGGCGGCGGGACTGCCCGTGCAGACAGGCACGCGGATCGTGTCCATCGTGCCTGACGGGGCGGGCTGGCTGGCGCGCGACGCCGGGGGCAGCGCCTATCACGCCCCGGCTCTGATTCTGACCCCGCCCGTGCCGGTTGCGTTGGGCCTGCTCGACCCCGACGCAGCGGCCCTCGCGCCGAGCGATCACGCGATTCTGACGCACATCGACTATACGCCGTGCCTGTCGGGCCTGTTCTGGATGAACGGCGACATGCGCCTGCCGGAGCCGGGCGCGGTCCAGCGCCCCAACGCGACGATCACCTGGATCGCGGACAACCGGCGTAAAGGCATCTCGCCGGACGCCACGCTGGTCACCATCCACGCCGGGCCGGACTACAGCCGCCAGTACTGGGACCGGTCCGATACCGAGGCGCTCAACGCGTTGGCGTCGGCGCTCCAGTTGTTCAAAGACTACCGGACCGAGATCGTGCAGTCCCGCCTGGACCGCTGGCGCTATGCGACACCCATCGGCATCTACCGCGAGCGCTGCCTGAAGGCGAGCGATCTGCCGCCGCTGATCTTCGCCGGGGATGCGTTTGGCGGCCCGCGCGTCGAAGGCGCGGCGCTGTCCGGGCTGGCGGCGGCAGAGCACGCCGCGTCGCGCGCCTAG